In the Sorghum bicolor cultivar BTx623 chromosome 4, Sorghum_bicolor_NCBIv3, whole genome shotgun sequence genome, GTCTTAGCTGTTTGATTGCAGATAACAGGCATAAACTGTTCATCTTTCGACTCTAGAACTAACTTCCCCGTCTGTGTTCCTTTTTGTTATTTCTTGTGCAGCTCCTTTATGAAACTTGCCTCTGCATCTGGCTTTTATCATTCTATGATGCTGCAGTTGATTATTTGTCCACCACAAGGGTTATGCCAAGACTTGTAGAGGTTGTCAAGGGCTCTACTAAAGAGAAGGTAATGTTCTAAATTTGCATGTCATATTATGTCACTGTAATTACGTCAGAAATGTTAACATTATGCATAAAATTGAAGGTGGTCAGAGTTGTTGTGTTGTCCTTCCGTAATTTGCTGGCAAAGGGTGCATTTGCTGCACAGATGATCGATCTTGGATTGCCACAAATAGTACAAAACTTGAAAGCTCAAGCATGGACTGATGAGGTGAGGAGCTTTCCATACCTTTGTTTTTTTAATATTCCACAGGAAAATATGCATGGAATGTTGGAATTTTATATCTGAATCATTGTTTCGATTGAAGTAAATGTAGGAATTGCAAAATGGCATGCATATGCTTTCTTGAAAACCAACCTGTCTGAAATATTTGCTATTTACTGTTCAGTAAGTAAAAAAAAGTTGCAATTTACCTAGGATTTTTAGTTCAGTgtcatattttttttcctttgtagATCGGGTTAGGTGAAGATATCGCTTAAACCTGGGTTTTCAAGTTTCTAAGGAAAAATGACACAATTTGCTAAAATATATGGAGTTGCTATACTTAAGGTGCCTGAATTTTCAGGCAAcaatcttagaaatcaattagtacaATTAAAAGGACAACTCACAAGAGACAAGTCACAGTTTTTTTCTAGTCAAACCATGACAAAATTACATGTCGCCTGAACAACAAAAATACAGGCACCTGAAATATAGAAGTGGAATTGTAATGACATAGTGAGCCCTCTTTTAATTTCTTTGTTTGCTGAACCTTTTTGTGTGATATGGTCTCCCATATCCCCACGGAAACCCTGGTAATTGAACAGCAGAAGTTTGCTTGGTAACATTACAAAGAGTTAGTTAGTCAGGCATTGTGAAGCACAAGAATCATTTTTATCTGCAAGATATGTTGGAGGTTCCAGTGGTTGCTGCTTCAAAACTGGGACTCGTGAATTTTCATGCAAGCATAAATAAATGTGACTATATCTCCTTTAATGTAGTGATGCACAGCTCTTGCgcgtttgagaaaaaaaaatgtgaaTGTATCTAGTCTATTATGTGCTCAGGTTGAGCTTGTATGTTTTTGCACCTTTTTGTGCTAACAGCAATTTCCTATTATTTATGCACCCAGGATCTGTTAGATGCTCTGAATCAATTAGAGGTGGGACTCAAAGAAAACCTCAAGAAGTTGAGTTCCTTTGATAAGTACAAACAGCAAGTTCTTCTTGGTCACCTTGACTGGTCTCCAATGCACAAAGATCCAAGTTTCTGGCGTGAGAACATTAACAGTTTTGAAGAAAATGATTTCCAGGTATGCCTTGTCCTTTCTTGAATAAAGTTGTTGCACAATTGGACTAAGTAGTTCAACACTCAATTCATAGATAAGCTATTCTGGACAATTCAATCTAGATTAGATAGGCTCATAAGCATTCGGCTCTGTGGTTGTGATGAAATTGCACCTATAACTTGGCAGATTCTACGAGTTCTCATGACAATCATTGACACATCAAGTGACACCACCGCCCTTGCCGTGGCCTGCTATGACCTCTCACAGTTCCTCCAGTACCATCCATCTGGTCGAATCGTGGTGGCAGACCTCAAGGCCAAGGACCAAGTCATGAAGCTCATGAATCATGGGAACACTGAAGTGAGGAAAAATGCACTGCTCTGTGTGCAGAGGCTCTTCCTTGGCGCAAAGTATGCTAGTTTCCTGCAGGCTTGAGAAAAACTGAGTCTTTTGTATTTAGATCCAGAGATCCCTGGCCATTTTTTCAGAATGGCTGTTGAGAAAGAAAAAACTTGAAAATTCTTGTCCAGTATATCCTATTGTTATTTGATTCCTGAAATCGATGTATAATAAATAATAAGAGCCATACCATGCTCGATGTAATAAAGTGTCCATGGGCTTGTTGATTCGTTTATGTAAATTTTGCCTTGTAACTTTAGCaaacctcttttttttttgttattccATTATTCTTCTACTTAGACAACATTGCCTGACTTGTTACATGTTTGCAATTTTTCCACAGGTTTTTATGTCAGTTCATTCTCCTGAAATTTTAGAACATCCTGCGCCTGCCATCTTTTGATTTTGCCATGTTGCGCTACAACCATCCACATCGTTAAGtaaaagctatgtatctagaaatacTAAAACATTTATAATAATGTGGAACTGAGGGAGTATATTTTATAGTATGGTGTGTCCAATGAACCATGTCTGATGTTGTAGATATTtctgtatttttttataaaattgatTAAAAGTATTTAGGTTAACTTAggacttgtttacttctaatttctttttgcaaaataggaatagtagcactttcgtttgtatttgataaatattgtccaattatagactaactaggctcaaaagattcgtcatgttaattccgatcaaactgtgcaattagtttttatttttatttatatttaatactccatgcatacgtttaaagattcgatgtgacggggaatctgaaaaattttgcaaaattttttaggaactaaacaaggccaggaaAGTCTAAATCAATTAAAATATTGTAGATATTTCGGTTCATGGATGATGGTGCATGGGTTCAATCATCCCCGCGCGCGCGCCGGTGAGCTTCCCCTGTTGCCGCGCCGGAACGAAGCCGACAAGGCAGCAGCAGCGGACTAGCAGTCGTAGCTGCTGGATTGTTGGTTGCTACTTATTACTTATTGCCCATTGGCTGTGGTGGTCATGGTCGACCTGACTTTGATGATGGACCgttagttaggccttgtttagttcgcaaaattttttaagatttcccgtcacatcaaatcttgcggcacatgcatggagcattaaatatagatgaaaacaaaaactatttgcacagttcatctgtaaaccgcgagatgaatcttttgagtctagttactctataattggacaatgtttgtcaaataaaaacgaaagtgctacagtgccgtttttcaccattttttgcgaactgaacaaggccttagttaccTGCTTTTCAGACCGAGACCGCCGACCGCGCGCTCAGCTCACTCGCTCGCTCGGTCGTTCTGGACCGCCGAGCTGTATGTACATGTACTGTACTCCATGTGTTATGTAGGAGTCGTGTGTGtacggtgtgtttggttggggttgCGTGGattgggttggatccaacccagtTTTTAGGAACGGAGCCAACCCGTCTAGTGTTTGGTTGTACTTCTGCTTTTGGGGACGGAGTCAACCCATTTTAGTGTTTGGTTGAAAAATTGGAGACAGAGCGGCTCCGttcagtgtttggttgaaggaatttaccgtgtgtttggttgggggtagggtgggttgggttggatccaacTCAGTTTTTGGGGACAGAGCCAACCCaaaagagtgtttggttgcacttcAATTTTGGGGACAAACCCAACCCGTTttagtgtttggttgaaggattGGGGACTGAGCGGCTCCGTTCggtgtttggttgaaggaatTCAGTGTTTGGTGAACACCAACCCGGCTGGAGCGGCTCCGTCCGCCAAATTTTGACGGACGAGTCCAACCCGCATCTGGAAGGAATATTCCACTCTGGAGCCAACCCAACCCTCTCATCCTTCAACCAAACAGCCACGGGAACGGGTTCGCTCCGACCCGGCTCACCCcgctctccaaccaaacacacggttagTGTTTGGTGGGAGCCAACCCGGCTGGAGCGGCTCCGTCCGTCAGATTTTGACGGACGACTCCAACTCGCATCTAATAGAAATATTCCACTCTGGAGCCAACCCAACCCTCTCATCCTTCAACCAAACAGGCACAGGAACGTGTTCGCTCCGACCCCAGCTCGCCCCACTCTCCAACCAAACCCACGGTAAAAGGACGtgggagctagctagctagcttcacTGGTCCAGGCTGTTGGTTCGTGGTGGTAGTGGCTAGCTGCGGGGATGCCAGTCGGGACACTATTGGTGTGCTgtgctatatatataaatgtacTCCGGCGCGATGGGGTTCGGCAAGGGGATGCTGCTCTTCATATGCCACTCATGGGACCTGTCACTGCCATTTTGCGGAAATTGTGTAGATGTGCCTTGAAAAATCAGAAGACTAAACATTGtaaccttccttccttccttccttcctttccCCTGACTCCACAACGACGATTTCCCGATCATCGTGGCCAGGCGGGAGGTCA is a window encoding:
- the LOC8056457 gene encoding probable V-type proton ATPase subunit H isoform X2, yielding MSADQVLKRDIPWEHYMSTKLISGTCLQLLRRYDHKPESQRAPLLEEDGPAYVRVFLNILRSISKEETVEYVLALIDEMLAANPKRAALFYDQSLSGEDIYEPFLRLLWKGNWFVQEKSCKILTDIISARPKLQNGMLPNGDASNSKSKLTSTHDVLRDLVDWLCSQLRNPTHPSCSIPTSIHCLSTLLREPYVRTLFVQADGIKLLIPLISPASTQQSIQLLYETCLCIWLLSFYDAAVDYLSTTRVMPRLVEVVKGSTKEKVVRVVVLSFRNLLAKGAFAAQMIDLGLPQIVQNLKAQAWTDEDLLDALNQLEVGLKENLKKLSSFDKYKQQVLLGHLDWSPMHKDPSFWRENINSFEENDFQILRVLMTIIDTSSDTTALAVACYDLSQFLQYHPSGRIVVADLKAKDQVMKLMNHGNTEVRKNALLCVQRLFLGAKYASFLQA